One window of Thioalbus denitrificans genomic DNA carries:
- a CDS encoding OmpA family protein — translation MSIWIVTLAGCAAAPATLHPVEGLAMPHPRLGMQQAADGDWLFCADCLAPTPKTPVAADGETEKERAAGVSVPDVLEPLGRMVSAVAGQVGEALSAVAAGELRIEWRDGAGAGPDGITPVAYRPGEEGAPAVPPERAVHTVRFAFDSAGMTAAQRETLSAMAGALRRRAGEIWVTGYADHTGGEEYNDHLALRRARAVRDALVELGVEAGRIQVRGYGSCCYVATNSTPAGRAANRRVVVTPGPDNGRQTVAFRVGPLVVSL, via the coding sequence ATGAGCATCTGGATTGTGACGCTGGCGGGCTGCGCTGCGGCGCCGGCGACCCTTCACCCCGTTGAAGGGCTGGCCATGCCTCACCCCCGGTTGGGCATGCAGCAGGCCGCGGACGGGGATTGGCTGTTCTGCGCCGACTGCCTGGCGCCGACGCCCAAGACGCCTGTGGCCGCGGACGGAGAGACGGAGAAGGAACGTGCCGCCGGGGTTTCAGTCCCGGATGTGCTGGAGCCGCTCGGGCGGATGGTCAGCGCGGTGGCCGGCCAGGTGGGCGAGGCCTTGTCGGCCGTCGCCGCGGGCGAGCTCCGAATCGAGTGGCGGGACGGCGCCGGCGCAGGTCCCGATGGAATCACGCCGGTTGCCTACCGCCCGGGGGAAGAGGGCGCCCCCGCCGTCCCCCCGGAGCGGGCCGTGCACACAGTCCGGTTCGCCTTCGACTCGGCGGGCATGACGGCCGCGCAGCGCGAGACGCTGAGCGCCATGGCCGGGGCGCTGCGGCGCCGGGCCGGCGAGATCTGGGTCACCGGCTACGCCGACCACACCGGCGGGGAGGAGTACAACGACCACCTCGCCCTGCGCCGGGCCCGGGCGGTGCGCGATGCGCTGGTGGAGCTCGGCGTCGAGGCCGGGCGCATCCAGGTTCGAGGCTACGGCAGCTGCTGCTACGTGGCCACCAATTCCACCCCTGCAGGACGCGCCGCGAACCGGCGGGTGGTGGTGACGCCGGGTCCGGACAACGGCCGCCAGACGGTGGCCTTCCGGGTCGGCCCCCTTGTTGTATCCCTGTGA
- a CDS encoding DEAD/DEAH box helicase family protein, with protein sequence MGNIENIIPLSQFVEDFGDGLLEAVARQNPPVYDGQPDPFRDLVMEGLARQPFPSQREAVQAAVRLLADANEPAAVINAEMGTGKTMMAIATAAVMHAEGARRFLVIAPPHLVYKWRREIRETIAGARVWVLNGPDTLRKLITLRGMVGAPASDAPEFFVLGRVRMRMGFNWRPAVATRRYHLRKSTEEGNGGARSFVQTVEYAACPDCGEVLRDGENNPVPRGSVPDDARRRCACGAALWTLVRPGRASSPRDRVRAALLQIPTIGKKSAERLLATFGEAALEEMLSDNLYEFVNLMDGNGELVFGDRQAARIERRLATLEFGFGQGGYQPTEYIKRYLPREFFDLLIVDEGHEYKNEGSAQGQAMGVLANKVRKVLLLTGTLMGGYADDLFFLLWRIMPRRMVEDGFRPNGRGSLGSAAMAFMRAHGVLKDIYRESEGEAHRTARGKRVAVRTVKGPGFGPQGIARYVLPFTVFLKLRDIGEGILPRYDERYVEVPMTPEQANRYRNLEATLTAELKEALRKGDNSLLGVVLNTLLAWPDCCFREEAVKHPRTRTLLAFAGSVFGETEPSPKEEALIELCRREKARGRRVLAYTVYTGTRDTTARLRALLSAAGLKAGVLRASVDTARREDWIMEQVDRGIDVLITNPELVKTGLDLLDFPTIAFLQTGFNVYTLQQAARRSWRIGQKQPVEVVFFGYEGTAQTACLTLMAQKIAVAQSTSGDMPETGLEVLNPHGDSIEVELARQLAA encoded by the coding sequence ATGGGCAACATTGAAAACATCATTCCCCTGTCGCAGTTCGTCGAGGACTTCGGCGATGGGCTTCTCGAGGCCGTCGCCCGTCAGAACCCGCCTGTCTATGACGGGCAGCCGGATCCCTTCCGGGACCTGGTGATGGAGGGGCTGGCCCGCCAGCCGTTTCCCTCCCAGCGCGAGGCGGTGCAGGCCGCAGTGAGGCTCCTGGCGGACGCCAACGAGCCGGCCGCGGTGATCAACGCCGAGATGGGGACCGGCAAGACCATGATGGCCATCGCCACGGCGGCGGTCATGCATGCCGAGGGGGCCCGTCGGTTCCTGGTGATCGCGCCGCCGCACCTGGTCTACAAGTGGCGGCGCGAGATCCGGGAGACCATCGCCGGGGCCCGTGTCTGGGTGTTGAACGGCCCGGACACCCTGCGCAAGCTCATCACCCTGCGCGGGATGGTGGGCGCCCCGGCAAGCGACGCACCCGAGTTCTTTGTTCTGGGCCGGGTGCGGATGCGCATGGGGTTCAACTGGAGGCCGGCGGTGGCTACTCGACGCTATCACCTGCGCAAGTCCACCGAGGAGGGCAACGGAGGTGCCCGGTCGTTCGTGCAGACGGTGGAGTACGCCGCCTGCCCGGACTGCGGGGAGGTGCTGCGGGACGGGGAGAACAACCCGGTTCCCCGTGGCAGCGTCCCGGACGACGCCCGGCGCCGCTGCGCCTGCGGGGCGGCCCTGTGGACCCTGGTCCGCCCGGGCCGCGCCAGCAGTCCCCGGGACCGGGTGCGGGCGGCCCTGCTGCAGATCCCGACCATCGGGAAGAAGTCCGCTGAGCGGCTGTTGGCTACCTTCGGGGAGGCGGCGCTGGAGGAGATGCTCTCCGACAACCTCTACGAGTTCGTCAACCTCATGGACGGGAATGGCGAGCTGGTCTTCGGGGACCGGCAGGCGGCGCGCATCGAGCGCCGGCTCGCCACCCTGGAGTTCGGCTTCGGGCAGGGGGGCTACCAGCCCACGGAGTACATCAAGCGCTACCTGCCGCGGGAGTTCTTCGACCTGCTCATCGTCGACGAGGGGCACGAGTACAAGAACGAGGGCTCGGCCCAGGGCCAGGCCATGGGCGTGCTGGCGAACAAGGTCCGCAAGGTCCTGCTGCTCACCGGAACCCTCATGGGCGGCTACGCCGACGATCTCTTCTTTTTGCTGTGGCGGATCATGCCCCGGCGGATGGTGGAGGACGGGTTCCGGCCCAACGGCCGCGGCAGCCTCGGCTCGGCGGCCATGGCGTTCATGCGCGCCCATGGGGTGCTCAAGGACATCTACAGGGAGTCGGAGGGTGAGGCGCACCGTACCGCCCGCGGCAAGCGGGTGGCGGTGCGCACCGTCAAGGGGCCGGGTTTCGGGCCCCAGGGCATCGCCCGCTACGTGCTGCCCTTCACCGTGTTCCTGAAGCTCAGGGACATCGGCGAGGGCATCCTGCCGCGCTACGACGAGCGCTACGTCGAGGTGCCCATGACGCCGGAGCAGGCGAACCGGTATCGCAATCTGGAGGCGACGCTGACCGCGGAGCTGAAGGAGGCCCTGCGCAAGGGGGACAACAGTCTTCTCGGCGTGGTGCTCAACACCCTGCTGGCCTGGCCGGACTGCTGCTTCCGGGAGGAGGCGGTGAAGCATCCCCGCACGCGGACCCTGTTGGCCTTTGCCGGGTCGGTGTTCGGGGAGACTGAGCCTTCGCCCAAGGAGGAGGCGCTCATCGAGCTCTGCCGCCGGGAGAAGGCCCGGGGCCGGCGGGTGCTGGCCTACACGGTCTATACCGGCACCCGGGACACCACCGCCCGTCTCAGGGCGCTGCTCTCCGCGGCGGGGCTCAAGGCGGGGGTGTTGCGGGCCTCGGTGGACACCGCCCGGCGGGAGGACTGGATCATGGAGCAGGTGGATCGGGGGATTGATGTGCTCATCACCAATCCCGAGCTGGTGAAGACGGGCCTCGACCTCCTGGACTTCCCGACCATCGCCTTCCTCCAGACGGGCTTCAACGTCTACACCCTGCAGCAGGCCGCCCGGCGCTCCTGGCGTATCGGCCAGAAACAGCCGGTGGAGGTGGTCTTCTTCGGTTATGAGGGGACGGCGCAGACCGCCTGCCTCACCCTCATGGCCCAGAAGATCGCCGTCGCCCAGTCCACCTCCGGGGACATGCCGGAGACGGGCCTCGAGGTGCTGAATCCGCACGGGGACAGCATCGAGGTGGAACTGGCGCGGCAGCTGGCCGCCTGA
- a CDS encoding lytic transglycosylase domain-containing protein, producing MDGRYKSHRHTCLLFLLVWLLPGAAGATALDGCFEAAAARYDLSPKLLRAIARAESAMDHAAQAVNRDGSRDIGLMQVNSWWLPRLSGYGITEASLWDPCTNIQVGAWILAGNVARYGYTWEAVGAYNAGTGTSETTQNRRVNYARRIYEHLDCDAGGLRCGAGDPSPR from the coding sequence ATGGACGGACGCTACAAATCACACCGCCACACCTGCCTGCTGTTCCTTCTGGTGTGGCTTCTCCCCGGCGCCGCCGGCGCGACGGCCCTCGATGGGTGCTTCGAGGCGGCCGCGGCGCGCTACGACCTCTCCCCGAAACTCCTGCGGGCCATCGCCCGGGCGGAAAGCGCCATGGACCACGCCGCCCAGGCGGTGAACCGGGACGGCTCCCGGGACATCGGCCTGATGCAGGTCAACAGCTGGTGGCTGCCCCGGCTCTCCGGGTACGGGATCACCGAGGCGAGCCTGTGGGACCCCTGCACCAACATCCAGGTGGGCGCCTGGATTCTGGCGGGGAACGTCGCCCGCTACGGCTACACCTGGGAGGCGGTCGGCGCCTACAACGCGGGCACCGGGACGAGCGAGACAACGCAGAACAGACGGGTGAACTATGCGCGCAGGATTTATGAGCATCTGGATTGTGACGCTGGCGGGCTGCGCTGCGGCGCCGGCGACCCTTCACCCCGTTGA
- a CDS encoding conjugal transfer protein TraB, which translates to MRNLIHSLKQHKQQAMQFFLMAAVPLAALASTTGAEFSTFYQFVYDAATGYLGRGIAITGGLITLGIAAGTGKAVIAILGVVLAVFGALGPSIIDNIFGSAII; encoded by the coding sequence ATGCGTAATCTCATCCACTCCCTGAAGCAGCACAAGCAGCAGGCGATGCAGTTCTTCCTGATGGCGGCGGTGCCGCTGGCGGCGCTCGCCTCCACCACCGGCGCGGAGTTCTCGACCTTCTACCAGTTCGTCTACGACGCGGCGACCGGCTACCTCGGGCGCGGCATCGCCATCACCGGCGGCCTCATCACGCTGGGCATCGCGGCCGGCACCGGCAAGGCGGTCATCGCCATCCTGGGGGTGGTGCTGGCGGTGTTCGGCGCGCTCGGCCCGAGCATCATCGACAACATCTTCGGCTCGGCCATCATCTGA
- a CDS encoding type-F conjugative transfer system secretin TraK, with translation MIRLLLGLLLLAAGLEAGAVQIVEAVDGQSIAVKLSSRDWNRLGMADGNRIEVVRGPEERFQSQEDAARGQVYVRPLGGPSSFSLFVTDAAGATYTLLVAPTDMPAETVLIRPRNSTLAPPETHAGASVPHVARIKALMRSLATDAVPEGYGADLARREVPLWREARLVRTARYQGELAGEVYELTNVSVDEMRLDEREFGALAGNILAVAIARHALPPGGTTRVYLVREAR, from the coding sequence ATGATCCGTTTGCTGCTGGGACTGTTGCTGCTGGCCGCCGGTCTTGAGGCCGGGGCGGTGCAGATCGTGGAGGCGGTCGACGGGCAGAGCATCGCCGTCAAGCTCTCGAGCCGCGACTGGAACCGCCTGGGAATGGCTGATGGCAACCGCATCGAGGTGGTGCGGGGGCCGGAGGAGCGATTCCAGTCCCAGGAGGATGCCGCGCGGGGCCAGGTCTACGTGCGGCCCCTGGGTGGACCGTCCTCCTTCAGCCTCTTCGTGACCGACGCGGCCGGGGCCACCTACACGCTGCTGGTGGCGCCCACCGACATGCCGGCGGAGACGGTCCTGATCCGGCCGCGGAATAGCACCCTGGCGCCGCCCGAGACGCACGCCGGGGCATCCGTGCCCCACGTGGCCCGCATCAAGGCGCTCATGCGGTCGCTCGCCACGGACGCCGTCCCCGAGGGCTACGGCGCCGACCTGGCCCGGCGGGAGGTACCCCTCTGGCGCGAGGCGCGCCTGGTGCGGACCGCCCGCTACCAGGGCGAGCTCGCGGGCGAGGTCTACGAGCTGACCAACGTCTCCGTGGATGAGATGCGGCTCGACGAGCGGGAGTTCGGGGCGCTCGCCGGCAACATCCTGGCGGTGGCGATTGCCCGGCATGCCCTGCCCCCGGGCGGCACGACCCGGGTCTACCTGGTCCGGGAGGCGCGCTGA
- a CDS encoding RES family NAD+ phosphorylase, with amino-acid sequence MRAWRLTHRRHAHDAFSGEGNRLVGSRWVPRGIPAVYTSGSSSGAVLETLVHLDVPQLRDNFVLFPVDIPEAVEVIELPRESLPDEWNATPAPGFLQLIGSAWIEAGESAVLGVPSVIVPAELNYILNPAHPDFGKIGVGEPEPFVFDGRLVPKAGKTED; translated from the coding sequence ATGCGGGCCTGGCGCCTGACCCATCGGCGGCATGCTCATGATGCCTTCAGTGGCGAGGGCAATCGCCTGGTCGGGAGCCGTTGGGTCCCCAGGGGGATTCCAGCTGTCTACACCTCCGGCTCATCGTCCGGTGCGGTGCTGGAGACGCTGGTACACCTCGATGTGCCTCAGCTTCGCGACAATTTCGTGCTGTTCCCCGTCGACATACCAGAGGCAGTGGAGGTCATCGAGCTGCCGCGGGAAAGCCTTCCCGACGAATGGAACGCGACCCCGGCGCCGGGGTTCCTTCAGCTCATCGGCAGTGCCTGGATCGAGGCGGGTGAATCCGCTGTCCTGGGTGTACCCTCGGTCATCGTCCCCGCTGAGCTCAACTACATCCTTAATCCGGCCCATCCCGATTTTGGGAAGATCGGGGTGGGTGAGCCCGAGCCCTTTGTCTTTGATGGACGTCTTGTCCCGAAGGCCGGGAAGACAGAGGATTAG
- a CDS encoding OmpA family protein, producing MAVVLTVASWAGSAVILPDPAMPRDRLPPLHTVLFDFAEDQPSGAQLRALQRVAGDLEPGRCLVITGYTDDIGPRAYNDALAFRRAKDVADHLVEAGNDGRLFRVEGWGCQDYLASNEHREGRALNRRVEIRYAGPGPEGERQG from the coding sequence ATGGCAGTCGTACTGACTGTCGCCTCATGGGCGGGAAGCGCCGTCATCCTTCCGGACCCCGCTATGCCGCGAGACAGATTACCTCCCCTGCACACGGTTCTGTTTGATTTCGCCGAGGACCAGCCATCCGGCGCCCAGTTGCGTGCGCTCCAGCGGGTTGCTGGTGACCTCGAGCCGGGGCGCTGCCTGGTCATCACCGGCTACACCGACGACATCGGTCCCCGGGCGTACAACGATGCGCTGGCGTTCCGCCGCGCGAAGGACGTGGCTGATCACTTGGTGGAAGCGGGGAACGATGGTCGCCTGTTCCGGGTGGAAGGTTGGGGATGCCAGGACTACCTGGCCAGTAACGAACACAGGGAAGGACGGGCCCTGAACCGGCGGGTCGAGATTCGCTACGCCGGGCCTGGACCAGAGGGTGAACGCCAGGGATAG
- the parS gene encoding type II RES/Xre toxin-antitoxin system antitoxin, with product MSVSKTGNAADERPSAREAGRRLLKAVLVPEKGKGKPEVVRVSGQPGSGKRVERSIRFKIDRDSGDPQRKRVVTVLFKGELRRFNRKQGKPWDIRMAEEIRQGLSVRTVPELMSFLGIKEDRVLHIIGLNKRTYQRRKAENRPLDPEQSDKVFRLARIGSRAEEIFGDSEPANAWLKAPNRALGGQVPVDLLDTDAGAEAVEEVLTRIEYGVYS from the coding sequence ATGAGCGTCAGTAAGACCGGGAATGCGGCTGATGAACGCCCCTCCGCACGGGAGGCCGGGCGGCGACTGCTGAAGGCCGTCCTGGTGCCTGAAAAGGGAAAGGGCAAGCCGGAAGTAGTGCGTGTTTCGGGTCAGCCTGGTTCTGGGAAGAGGGTTGAACGGTCGATCCGCTTCAAGATTGATAGGGACTCCGGTGACCCGCAAAGAAAGCGGGTTGTGACCGTCCTGTTCAAGGGCGAGCTCCGGCGATTCAACCGAAAACAAGGAAAGCCATGGGATATTCGCATGGCCGAGGAGATCCGCCAGGGGCTGTCGGTGCGTACCGTGCCGGAGCTCATGTCATTCCTCGGGATCAAGGAAGACCGCGTGCTGCATATCATCGGCCTGAACAAGCGTACCTACCAGCGGAGGAAGGCCGAGAACAGGCCGCTGGACCCTGAGCAGTCGGACAAGGTGTTCCGGTTGGCAAGAATCGGTTCACGGGCGGAAGAGATCTTCGGTGATTCCGAGCCCGCCAATGCCTGGCTGAAGGCACCGAATCGCGCGTTGGGAGGGCAGGTGCCGGTTGACCTTCTCGATACCGATGCGGGGGCCGAGGCGGTTGAAGAGGTACTGACCCGCATCGAGTATGGTGTCTACAGCTGA
- the traL gene encoding type IV conjugative transfer system protein TraL — MANGADHYWIPRRLDDPVQFFFWDADVAVVVIVFLVLGSLLNHLLAVVGAAILGVVAARSLSRIKAEGGRGVITRFLFWYTPSEWWLRARAPSHVREYTG; from the coding sequence ATGGCCAATGGCGCCGACCACTACTGGATCCCGCGGCGGCTCGACGACCCCGTCCAGTTCTTCTTCTGGGACGCGGACGTGGCCGTCGTGGTGATCGTCTTCCTCGTGCTGGGCTCGCTGCTGAACCACCTCCTGGCGGTGGTGGGGGCCGCGATCCTCGGGGTGGTGGCGGCCCGCTCGCTCTCCCGCATCAAGGCGGAGGGCGGGCGGGGCGTCATCACCCGTTTCCTCTTCTGGTACACCCCCTCGGAGTGGTGGCTCAGGGCCCGCGCTCCGAGCCACGTTCGGGAGTACACCGGATGA
- a CDS encoding DUF6094 domain-containing protein, whose amino-acid sequence MALMFQRLARNFIKNGYFPTDEATLERILSALQPADAPMRILDPCCGEGTALAETAHHLGALGEGAVESFGVEYDAERAWHAKSLLDSCIHGDLMDTVVQPRQFGLLWLNPPYGDLVADQAAASAAKWKGRKRLEKLFYERTVGTLQFGGVLVLIVPGYALDAEFAGWLTRHFTRLRVFRAATDRFQQVVVFGVRKRVDGAVDAETRELLAAVGKGDVMALPLPGSWMDAPYRVPPAPRGEPRFFTVRLDARQLAEEVARSGPTLWDRFGITFQANAREHRRPLRALSRWHLALALAAGQISGVVRSKDGRTFVVKGDTHKEKEVKVETEVNERTGAVTETRIHTDRFVPVIRAIDFTVGSSTYSRILTIQ is encoded by the coding sequence ATGGCTCTCATGTTTCAGCGCCTGGCGCGCAATTTCATCAAGAACGGCTATTTCCCGACTGACGAGGCGACCCTCGAGCGGATTCTGTCGGCGCTGCAGCCGGCGGACGCCCCGATGCGGATTCTCGATCCCTGCTGCGGGGAGGGCACGGCGCTTGCCGAGACCGCCCATCATCTGGGTGCTTTGGGCGAGGGCGCGGTGGAGTCCTTCGGCGTGGAGTATGACGCCGAGCGGGCTTGGCACGCCAAGTCCCTGCTGGACAGCTGCATCCATGGCGATCTCATGGACACGGTGGTTCAGCCCCGGCAGTTCGGCCTGTTGTGGCTCAACCCGCCCTACGGCGATCTGGTCGCCGACCAGGCCGCCGCCTCGGCGGCCAAGTGGAAGGGGCGCAAGCGCCTCGAGAAGCTCTTCTACGAGCGGACCGTCGGGACGCTCCAGTTCGGCGGTGTCCTGGTCCTGATTGTCCCGGGCTATGCCCTCGATGCGGAGTTCGCCGGTTGGCTCACGCGCCATTTCACGCGCCTGCGCGTCTTCCGGGCCGCCACCGACCGCTTCCAGCAGGTGGTGGTGTTCGGGGTCCGCAAGCGGGTGGATGGTGCGGTGGATGCGGAGACGCGCGAGCTGCTGGCGGCGGTGGGCAAGGGTGACGTCATGGCCCTGCCGCTGCCCGGGTCCTGGATGGATGCGCCCTACCGCGTGCCGCCGGCGCCCCGCGGCGAGCCCCGCTTCTTCACCGTGCGCCTGGACGCCCGCCAGCTGGCCGAGGAGGTGGCGCGGAGTGGCCCGACCCTGTGGGATCGCTTTGGCATCACCTTCCAGGCGAACGCCAGGGAGCACCGGCGGCCATTGCGGGCCCTGTCCCGCTGGCACCTGGCCCTCGCGCTGGCCGCGGGTCAGATCTCCGGCGTGGTCCGCTCGAAGGACGGGCGGACCTTCGTGGTCAAGGGCGACACCCACAAGGAGAAGGAGGTGAAGGTGGAGACCGAAGTGAACGAGCGGACCGGAGCGGTCACCGAAACCCGCATCCACACGGACCGGTTCGTTCCCGTGATCCGCGCCATCGACTTCACCGTGGGGAGTTCCACCTACAGCCGGATCCTGACCATCCAGTGA
- the traE gene encoding type IV conjugative transfer system protein TraE, protein MMRRNYTSALAEAVRRRNLWILVALLLGVSNLLLAGGLLSRLGVAEKTIVTPPALHKPFSVQGEEVSPEYLEQMAPWFAGLALTYNPDNIDYQVRQFLSYADPRAYGELAARLESDAEKVRRNQMSSVFHAREVRIRGQLVAVTGTLMTLVASKSTGQREATFLIEFNYRNGRLTVRRFLEVQSDDPFAAGTVAAGRRS, encoded by the coding sequence ATGATGAGGCGCAACTACACCTCCGCGCTGGCCGAGGCGGTGCGGCGCAGGAATCTCTGGATCCTCGTCGCCCTCCTGCTGGGTGTGTCGAACCTGCTGCTCGCCGGCGGACTGCTCTCCCGGCTGGGGGTGGCCGAGAAGACCATCGTCACCCCGCCGGCGCTCCACAAGCCCTTCTCGGTCCAGGGCGAGGAGGTCTCGCCCGAGTACCTTGAGCAGATGGCCCCCTGGTTCGCGGGGCTCGCGCTCACTTACAACCCCGACAACATCGACTACCAGGTCCGGCAGTTCCTGAGCTACGCCGACCCCCGCGCCTACGGGGAGCTGGCGGCCCGGCTCGAGAGCGACGCGGAGAAGGTGCGGCGCAACCAGATGAGCAGCGTCTTCCACGCCCGCGAGGTGCGGATCCGGGGGCAGCTGGTGGCGGTCACCGGCACGCTGATGACCCTGGTGGCGAGCAAGTCCACGGGGCAGCGGGAGGCGACTTTCCTGATCGAGTTCAACTATCGGAACGGCCGCCTCACGGTGCGGCGGTTCCTGGAGGTTCAGTCCGATGATCCGTTTGCTGCTGGGACTGTTGCTGCTGGCCGCCGGTCTTGA
- a CDS encoding type II toxin-antitoxin system Phd/YefM family antitoxin, translating to MAVMTAKVARAKLHELIDEVSESHLPLRILGKRNNAVLVAEEDWNAIQETLFLVSIPGMRDSIREGMETPVDCCDQVPDW from the coding sequence ATGGCTGTCATGACAGCCAAAGTGGCCCGTGCGAAGTTGCACGAACTCATCGACGAGGTGTCTGAGTCCCACCTTCCACTGCGGATATTGGGCAAGCGGAACAATGCGGTTCTCGTCGCCGAGGAGGACTGGAATGCAATCCAAGAGACGCTGTTCCTCGTGTCGATCCCTGGGATGCGCGACTCAATCCGCGAAGGCATGGAGACTCCTGTCGATTGCTGCGACCAGGTTCCGGACTGGTAA
- a CDS encoding cytochrome c yields the protein MNTRFTMGVFLLITALSGVGGVMAQEPPTTAEGLVQSMKRADMTYRQLMQMMGEATATMTLGILAENKQMVEQGTHFIFTHPAPNHNPWSIMPAEDQAGFKQALLAFDQILDTHSRALLEAARAGDWAQANQSYNDLTTACITCHEAWREKAVTRIAPPSD from the coding sequence ATGAATACCAGATTCACAATGGGTGTATTTCTGCTAATCACGGCGCTGTCGGGTGTGGGTGGCGTGATGGCGCAGGAGCCTCCAACGACGGCGGAAGGCCTGGTGCAGTCGATGAAGCGCGCCGACATGACCTACCGCCAACTCATGCAAATGATGGGTGAGGCGACCGCCACCATGACCTTGGGCATCCTCGCGGAGAACAAACAGATGGTCGAGCAGGGTACCCACTTCATCTTCACGCATCCGGCGCCCAACCATAACCCCTGGTCCATCATGCCCGCCGAGGACCAGGCCGGATTCAAGCAGGCGCTGCTGGCCTTCGACCAGATTCTCGACACCCACAGCAGGGCACTTCTGGAGGCGGCGAGAGCCGGTGACTGGGCGCAGGCCAACCAGTCCTACAATGACCTCACCACGGCCTGCATTACCTGCCACGAGGCCTGGCGCGAAAAGGCTGTCACACGGATAGCACCGCCGAGTGACTGA
- a CDS encoding TrbI/VirB10 family protein, translating into MESALQTRRRQRLLASGAVAALVGVVILGLYLSDPKRRIEEVAEREVAKSFRTPAADLDPAEVWMTRSEAELTALRRDNQELERQLNNLTDRLERLQQAQREQEERRGERSAKTTLPLPPPLPASQPDPKPDSAATVTSPKPLPLPPPSLPAPAIGARPAGPGATAGQPAIPGMRVVDLRAAAGVGEPGRGTPAVKPANRSGGGRVAGDHTIHEFIPAGSFARAALLAGVDAPTGGVAEKNPVPVLLTLLDHGTLPNRFRSRVRECHIIAAARGDLASERVYFRAERLSCVLRDGAVVETLVDGYITGEDGKAGMRGRVVSKQGQLIARALVAGVAGGIGKGLSQSLTSLSTSALGAVQSVEGGNIAKYGLSEGMASALDRIAEWYLKRADEVYPVIEVDSGRIGELIIKQGVDLGVDILRQAAGGEAR; encoded by the coding sequence ATGGAGAGCGCCCTCCAGACCCGGCGCCGCCAGCGGCTGCTGGCCTCGGGGGCCGTCGCGGCGCTCGTGGGCGTGGTGATCCTCGGCCTCTACCTCTCCGATCCCAAGCGGCGCATCGAGGAGGTGGCGGAGCGGGAGGTGGCGAAGAGCTTCCGGACGCCGGCCGCGGACCTGGACCCGGCGGAGGTCTGGATGACCCGCTCCGAGGCGGAGCTGACCGCGCTGCGCCGCGACAACCAGGAACTCGAACGGCAGCTGAACAACCTGACCGATCGGCTGGAGCGTTTGCAGCAGGCGCAGCGAGAGCAGGAGGAGCGCCGCGGGGAGCGGAGTGCGAAGACGACGCTGCCATTGCCGCCTCCACTGCCGGCATCGCAGCCGGACCCGAAGCCTGATTCGGCTGCCACGGTCACATCCCCCAAACCCTTGCCGCTGCCGCCGCCGTCCCTCCCCGCGCCGGCCATCGGCGCCCGCCCGGCCGGGCCGGGCGCCACGGCCGGGCAGCCGGCCATTCCGGGCATGCGGGTGGTCGATCTGCGCGCCGCGGCTGGCGTGGGAGAGCCGGGGAGGGGGACGCCCGCGGTGAAGCCCGCCAACCGGAGTGGCGGCGGGCGGGTGGCAGGCGACCACACCATCCACGAGTTCATTCCCGCCGGATCCTTCGCCCGCGCGGCGCTGCTCGCCGGCGTCGATGCCCCCACCGGCGGGGTCGCGGAGAAGAACCCGGTGCCGGTGCTGCTGACGCTGCTGGACCATGGCACGCTGCCCAACCGCTTCCGCTCCCGGGTGCGGGAGTGTCACATCATCGCCGCGGCGCGGGGGGACTTGGCGAGCGAGCGGGTCTACTTCCGCGCCGAGCGCCTGAGCTGCGTGCTGCGGGACGGGGCGGTGGTGGAGACCCTGGTGGACGGCTACATCACCGGCGAGGACGGCAAGGCCGGCATGCGCGGGCGGGTGGTGAGCAAGCAGGGGCAGCTCATCGCCCGCGCCCTGGTGGCAGGGGTCGCTGGGGGCATCGGCAAGGGGCTCTCCCAGTCCCTGACCAGCCTCTCCACCAGCGCGCTCGGCGCGGTGCAGTCGGTGGAGGGGGGCAACATCGCCAAGTACGGCCTCTCCGAGGGGATGGCCTCGGCGCTCGACCGCATCGCGGAGTGGTACCTGAAGCGGGCCGACGAGGTCTATCCGGTCATCGAGGTGGACTCCGGCCGCATCGGGGAGCTCATCATCAAGCAGGGCGTGGATCTGGGCGTGGACATCCTCCGCCAGGCCGCCGGCGGGGAG